A single window of Qipengyuania sediminis DNA harbors:
- a CDS encoding antibiotic biosynthesis monooxygenase family protein — protein sequence MIWEFAVEERLREAFEAAYAPGGPWARLFAESEEFLETRLLRAKESAGTYQTIDRWVSREAYAEFKRAYADRYEALDEEVGDLSRRETYIGLFDEVEG from the coding sequence GTGATCTGGGAATTTGCGGTGGAAGAGCGGCTGCGCGAGGCCTTCGAGGCGGCCTATGCGCCCGGCGGGCCCTGGGCGCGGTTGTTCGCGGAGAGCGAGGAGTTCCTCGAAACGCGGCTGCTCCGCGCCAAGGAGAGCGCCGGCACCTATCAGACGATCGACCGCTGGGTCAGCCGCGAGGCCTATGCCGAATTCAAGCGCGCCTACGCCGACCGCTACGAAGCCTTGGACGAAGAGGTCGGCGACCTCAGCCGCCGCGAGACCTACATCGGCCTCTTTGACGAGGTGGAGGGTTGA